CGTGTGTGCTGGCTTTCTTCTTAAACTACAGCATTTTCCTTAACACCACTCTCAACTCGGCTCTCACGCAGACAATTTGTGGCAATATGAAGGTAAGTTCACTTTATAATATCTCCTGTACAAATGAAAGTGTGAATCTAATCTGCCAAGGAGAATGAATCCTTGGACTAATGAGTAATGATTCCTCAGAGGTAGTACATACATCGTGCATCTTAGGAATGATGGGACTTGGAAATTTCTGTTTTGACGTCTTTTTATGGCTTATGATTTTACTGGAAGCAAAAGTTATGAAGTCTTTATAATCGTTGCAGGATCTATTCACGGTTGGACTAGGCTGGATTGTCTTTGGTGGACTCCCATTTGACCTGGTAATGTCCCATTTcgttctttttaaaataaaacttaaaatcgcCACATACGTTTGCTACATCtcaataccttttttttttgttttggttcattcACGCAGATGAATGTGATTGGACAGATTCTTGGTTTCTTTGGGTCTGGTTTATATGCATATTATAAGATCATTGGGAGGTAACAActccaaaacaaagaaagaagaaccaaTAAAAAATGAGTGGCCTAGTGATCATAAAGGCTAAATAGTTTAAGGAAAAGTTGTTGACCAGTAATGTTCAAGTGGAGATATAGTGTTCGGCTTTGGTTTTTGGAGGTGACTGTAGAGTAGTATTAATAATGTGAGGCCTAATTTTTTGAACTAAAGTGTCTTGTTCTTGTTCAGTTTTCAACAAGGCGAAACATAATTGGATTATGGACAAAACtgattttttgtaatattttggaACTCAGATTAAACTACTGCTTCTTTTGACTATGTAAAACGTTCGATATAACGTTGATTTTAGTGAATGGAGTAAGGTTTCTGCGCAAAAAAACTAAACGGGAAACGAAGCACAAATGCTAAACTATGACGGTTAAAAATTGGAAaacatctaaaaaaaataaaggacaCACCCAGTGGGACTCGAACCCACAATCGCTTGATTAGAAGTCAAGCGCCTTATCCATTAGGCCATGGGTGCTTGTTGTTATATGTTTCtactttatatttatattatataatctacTTATATGTTTTGCTACATCTTCAAAAGCAAAACATTCTCTCTCGCCGGTAAAAAGGAGGCTGGAAAAAGCAGAGATCCCTTAACCATGATTCCCTTCAAAGTATCtttcctcatcctcatcctcttcCCATGGCATCATTCTTCCAATCGGGCCCAACTCCAGTTCTGATTAATCTTACTCCTGCGCCAACAACTTGGAAGTAGATGTCTTAGCCCCCCGaggaaaaatcatattttttctttaatctatgGACGTTCCTCGCCGCTCTTTCGTTGCGTCTATCTCGCCTCTCCGGCTGATCGATGGACTCCCACGTCGGAGGAGTTTCAATTATAATCAAATGCCTGAAGAGCCCATCAAACTCACTGTTCTCAAGCTCGATGGATCTTCCTTTGGTACCATACTCTCTCATctcctgctttttttttttcgttttcttactTGGATTAGCTATTAAAAAGGTTGATGCTTTTTAGTTTCTCACAACGGATTTTAAGTTCTCCTTGAGAATTATGTACTTGTGGTTTTACTAGAATTCATCTTAAGCGTAGTTTCGATTTTTGAAGGTATTCAAGTGTTAAAGACAGCCACAGTAGGGGAGCTCAAGATGGCTGTAGAAGCTGCTTTTGCTCACTTGCCCATCACAGGCCCTGGCAAGATCTCTTGGTActattttgattcttgatttgaGTTTAGTATGTTAAGGTTTCCTAATTTGTGTCTTGATGAGAATAATAAGCAACTGGTAACTGATTCTTGATGAACCTATTCCTGCTCTTACCCTGTGATTATCAAGGCCGCATGTTTGGGGACAATTCTGCTTATGTTATGAAGATAAAAGATTGATTAACGAGGCTGAGTACCTCATTGAATTCGGCATTAAAGACGGAGATCAGGTTCGTGTTTTAGTCTTTTACCTCTGGAATGCATCGATGAGTTTATGCTTATGATATTGTTTCATCTTTACATGTGATGTGCTAGAGTAGAAGTGATCTAGCTATGCAATTGGGTAGCTAGATTCTCCTCTAACCTGGATTATGTAGATTGTTactttgaagttgagtttggaCTACATTGCGCTTTGTTGTAATGCTTTTAATGGGGATTTTATCCTCCATCATTTCAGCTTCGATTCATCCGCCATATCTCAAATTACTGCATGTTGATGGTGAAGCAGAAGAGCAAGACACCACGCGTTTCTTCTTTGAAACAACTCAAACTGTAAGAATCTTTGGGGTGCTAAATGTTTGTATCATTTCTTTGCCTGGAATCTCCATGGTGGTAATACATGTGTTTTTTTGGGGCAAATCAGGTTCTCAACCAAACCCGAAACCCGGAAAATGAAGGTAAGGGAAGGTCAAGAAGATGGTGTTGACTCCATCCCTCGGATCCTCGAACCAAGCTTTATAGCGACTGTATTGGGAGGTTGGCTCTCTCACAAGTCGACAACACCAAGTCAAGGAGGTACTAAACACAGAAACATGACCGCAAGTAGAGTTTTTAACAAACTCATCGCAAGGTTTCGCTTCAAGTGTTATTCCGAGAAGGATGTATGGAACAGAAAAAAACTCATCTCCGAAACATAAAAAGACTCTCTCTTCCCTTGTAACTTTCTCATTTGATTCTTGTAGAGATTTTGATTTCCCAGTCTTCATGTGTATATTGTGTACCAACTTGGATGATGTGTGCATCAGTGCATGCAAAAACAATAATGCATTGATTGTGTGTGCTTAcgtttgtatatttttatcaagTGATCCCTACTGCCTTAGCCATTTTAACCATTTTTAAGCAAACGCAAATTGAAGAAAATCGACCGTTTGTATATAGCGTTTGCGTTTGTGGCCAAAACGcatcaatatttgtttttgttttttcaacgcTCCTTTGATTTTAATCTGACAACCACACAAAGCCTCTGCTTATTTGTGTGGCGAAGAGAAGAGATAACATTCCTAAGcaaatctcttctctctctctcttcgtcacCATAGAGATCACTTTAAGCTTTCTCATCTCTCGAAGCTCTGAGTCCTGTGTCTGTGTGGCCATGGCTGCTAACTCGATTATGGCATCCTCCAAACCCCTAATCTCCCTCTCCTCCAACCAACAACCAAGCCGAGTTCAGGTTCCCAAATTCGCCAAACTCCCCCAAATCCCCAAATCCCTCGCTTCCTCCGACATCCGTAGCAAAGCTCTATCACTCACTTCCGCCACCGCAAAATCCCTAGCTCTAATCGCCGCTTTCGCTCCTCCGTCGATGGCGGAGGCGATGGAGAAGGCACAGCTCTTCGATTTCAACCTCACGCTTCCGATCATCGTCGTTGAGTTTCTCTTCCTGATGTTCGCGCTGGACAAGGTCTATTACTCTCCGCTTGGTAACTTCATGGACCAGAGAGACGCTTCGATTAAAGAGAAGCTCGCGAGCGTTAAGGACACTTCGACTGAGGTGAAGGAGCTCGATGAGAAAGCCGCCGCTGTGATGAGAGCTGCTAGGGCTGAGATCGCCGCCGCGCTTaacaagatgaagaaggataCTCAGGTATAACAATGCATTTTTGCAATATTTCATCTCTAGATTGAAGAAATTGGTGGTAATGGATTTGGATTTGTCGATTGTATTGTTAAAGGTTGAGGTTGAGGCGAAGCTAGCTGAAGGAAGGCAGAAGGTGGAGGCGGAGCTACAAGAAGCGCTGACGAGCTTGGAGAAGcagaaagaagaaaccattaCAGCTTTGGATTCTCAGATCGCTACTCTCAGTGAAGACATTGTCAAGAAGGTCCTTCCTTCttaacttatttaaaaaaaaaattgttaatttttgtaattctctctctctctctctctctttatcaaaaaaactcATTTACAAGACAATTACTGTAAATCTCTTCGTCTCGTCTCATTGGACTGTTTCCATAGTTCAAGAAGATCAGTTTataatttgtaagttttataaataattagcTATCTTGTCTCGTTTTAATTACATCAAGTAGTACAAATTGAGGAATCAGTTGTTGCGGTTAAATCTTCATCTCTCTGATAATTATCATCATCACTAGATTTTTATGTCTACTTGATTTGATTCGATTCAAGGTAGAGGCGAAATTGAGATTTCAGAACCAAagaattcattaaaaaaacaacaacaaaccccAACCTTTAATCACACACCCTTATAAAAATCTATGGTTGATAATGACGATCACGCTACATACAGGTCTTATTGGAAAAAAATGTGTACACGCTATTATTACTGTTAGATAAGATATACATAAATCAGTTGTCACTAATCTAAGAGTACCTCCATCAAAGAATCTTAAACAAAATTGCTTAacacatattttcttattaattttgataaaagttAGATTAAGAACTTCTTAAGAAGCTGTAAATTTTTATTGGTCCATTGAGAGTTGCTAAAAAGTTAGATTAAGAACTttgtcttattcttcttctccccAAATCTCATGAAAGGATACAAAGTAAAACACAAATCAGTCAAACAtgtttaaattaaactaaaactcatacataaaaacaaaactgaaacacTTAAATTCATTCATAACAAAGAAACATTAACCGATTGTGATTATATATGAAACCAACCAAGTTAAACGGTGAGAACGGTTTGAATATGAATCTGCAATTCCCAGTCAATTCCCAGCTATATATAGGCTTATCAGCAGCTTCTTCCACCTTGGCTAAGAGATAAAATCCTGCAATTTCAGCCAATTGAATCTAGAATAAGAACCAGAGGTAAGAAAGCTATAACTGCAAAAGCAAACTGAAGAAGATATATATCAACATAAACCCTTAGCACTAACCTGCAGCCCAAAGCCAATACGTAGAATGTGTATACATTGGAGGTAATAGAATAAACATCAGAGGAATGGCAATGCAATGAACAAACTGTACTAAAGCATATGGTTTAAGGTCATCGAAAAACCTGTAATATTACAGCCTCTCATCAATCCTCTCGATTACAAAGATAGCCATGATTGATGTGAAGGCAATAGTTATTTAATCCAAAAACGAGTGATCAAAAACAAGAGACAATAAGCAAGTctcagagaagagaagagagaacgaAGCGTACAAGAAGAAGATCCTAGAGGAGAGTTGCATGGTTAGGGTGAAGATGATAGTAAGAAGTTCCAAAAGCAACACCAACGTTGTTCTAAGTCTGAATCAAATTTGAAGAGTCAGAAGTCTATCTTCTTTTCAATATTCCAAATCGAAGATTCGacttcaataacaaaaaaaaaccaaatcgataagaagaatcaaaacaacaaacactaGTAGAAGGAGTAATCAAAACTAACCTCATTGAAGAAATCACCCATcccagaaacagagagaatggTGAACCGacggagagagaagagagaaaaacaatgtCAAGCTTTCCATCACTGCAACGATAAAACAAATCTGGCTTTAAGCACAATATATGGAAGAAGCAGTGATGATCCTCAGCGAAAACAAACAACCCAATTCCAGAATATAAACATCTAGTTGTGAGTAAGATTTGTATACAGAATCAATCAACATAATAGAATTTGGTGGAAATAATAAGTCATACCTGTTAATATCAGCAATCAAGGGTGTAGCATAAACGCTAGAAGTGACTTCACTATGCCATCGCAGCTCCAATTTCTTCGGGCACTGAGTATTCAACAAAGCATCTTCATCACTCACAACGAAACGACCCTAAAAAAAAAGGCTTAAATCGGAGAAACCAAACAGAGAGAGCCTTACGACTTACGAGCAAATAAACATATCTCCAACAATCAACGCTACcagttatgaaacaaaataaatatgaacGATTCGATCAACTCTGCGAATACTAATTCTCTtgcacaaataaaataaaataaaaaatcgattCAGGTTCCTGAACCCAATTATGTGGATGAGATTTTGAAGAACCCACAAAATTTGGGGTTTTGGGAATTGGGATGGGGAGTGATCgacaaagagaatgagagaacaAACCTTGTGAAACTCTTTCGGGTGTTTGAGTCGCTGAAGCAGAGATTCTCACAAAGCTCTTGAGAACAACCTAGATGCAATCAGGCGGAGACAAGAACGACGGTGAACAAAAATTTGGCGGTGGATCGTAAaactgagagagagagcataTAGGCGACACAAAtgaggcaaagaaaaaaaaatctcctcaACCAATCAGGAGTTGACACAACCTTGATCCCTAGTGATCCTTAAATATCTAACATAAGGATCGATCACtaggtaattttgtttttttccatttatctgatttatttttttacctaaGCAACTCTTAAGATATAGTTTACAACCTTTGATAGAGATACTCTAAAAACTTTGAAGTTTGATTTTATCGTgttataatgaaattaaaatattaatggaGAAATAATAGAAAGTGTAATGGGCCTgtcgaaaaaaagaaaaaggccTGTTGTAGCTGAGGTATTTAAGGTAGAGCCCTTTAAAGTAAGAAGACAGTGTTTGattatattaacaaacaaaacttacGGGGCGGCCAcgccttcgtcttcttccttctacTCCTCACGgttctctccctctcttctctGTCTTTATCAGCTTCTCAAGTTACTTGTTTCAGTTTCCGATGCTcctttcttagtttttttttcttcgttttctctttCATCAGCAGGGCTTTGGAGTTTGTGTTATCATCCTCGTCCGTCGTCATTACTTACTGGTGTTTTAGGGTTTCAATAAAAAAAGCTTCTTAATCCGTCGAAATTACACTTTTCTCTCCCTCATTGTCGGTTACTCTCTTTTTCCCCTTCGCAAGTTTTATGCTTTTCTAGTTTCCATTGATGCTCTAGCCTCTAGTTCAAATCTCGGTTTTTGATTTCTTCGCTTAGAAATTTTAATGTATGAAATctgactttttttattttttttaattgatgatCGTTTTcaattaagacaaaaaaaaaaacaaatcagtgGCTGGTTTAACTTTGATTTACTCATGATTGGTTCTCTCTTGCAGTAATTGAGTTTTCATTGTAATTTTGGTCACTGTtgcttgttcttctacttcctTACGATACTATCTCTCTCTGTGCCTTGTGCGTATCGCTTACTTAATTCTCAAAGTGGAGATTCTTCACACGTCTCTAATTTCTCtgacttttctcttttattgcGTATATATTACTATTTGCGATGATACTTAGTTTCACATTGTTGTTGGCTACCACTATATGCTTGTAAGGATAGTTTAGCAAGTGAAACGAAAGGTTGCTCCTTTGCTGTGAATCCAAATTGTGACTTGTGTGATTGATTCTTGCTTAAAtagtttgcatttttgtttttgtttcatttatgcTATGTTATGACTTATGTAACTATGTTTGCTGGTTCAGACAAAGATAAATGGCTTCAAAGATTATAGCTGGCAAGCCGGATGATTCTGAGTATGAAATCGTTGAAGGTGCGTCTGAGAGCGCTTTAGCAGCCGGGACAAGCCCTTGGGTGGATTCTTCAACGTTGAAGCTTCGGCATCGGATTGGAAGAGGTCCTTTCGGAGATGTTTGGCTGGCTACTCATCATCAGTCAACTGACGACTACGATGAGCATCATGAAGTCGCCATCAAAATGCTTCATCCTATCAAGGAGTATCAAAAAAGGGTTGTGGTAGAGTTTGACGATCTCTTTTCCAAGTGTCAAGGAATGGAGAATGTCTGTCTGCTCCGAGGAGTCTCTACTATCAGTGGAAAGGtaactaaaacaaacatttgtgtttcttctctAGTTTCCCCcataatatcaaattttgtttaatagcAGATTTGTATCCTGTAGATATGCATCATCATGAAATTCTATGAGGGCTCTGTTGGTGACAAGATGGCTCGGCGTAAAGGAGGAAAGCTTTTACTGCCTGATATATTGAGGTAATTTTGCATTACACTACTAGTAAGCAGCTCATTTTAGTAGcatcttctttatctttagaGATAATACTAATTTCCTCTCATCTATGTTGAACCACGCTTTACAGATACGGGGTTGATCTGGCTTCAGGGATCCTGGAGTTGCACTCAAAATGGTTTCTGATTCTCAATCTTAAGCCGTCTAACTTTCTTCTCAGTGATAACGACAAGGCCATCCTCGGGGATGTTGGGATCCCTTATCTCCTTCTTAGCATCTCTTTGCCAAGTTCTGATATGACTGTGAGACTTGGAACTCCAAACTATATGGCTCCAGAACAGTGGCAACCAGAAGTAAGAGGTCCCATGTCCTTTGAGACTGATTCTTGGGGATTTGGATGCAGCATTGTAGAAATGCTGACTGGTGTACAACCTTGGTCTGGGAGATCCGCCGATGAAATATTTGATTTAGTGGTGAGAAAGCAAGAAAAGCTTAATATCCCCAATGGCATACcgcctcctctcgagaacctaCTTCGGGGTTGCTTTATGTATGATCTTCGAAGCCGACCTTCAATGACTGACATCTTACACGTCTTGAAGAGGTAAATTATACATCGTCACCGTTCTGTTCTGTATTCAGTTTGAACAGTGTTTACATTATCACTATATTTGGCCATAGTTCCTGTCGATCTTATTTTCTAATAGTTTTCTGGAATCCAATTTATTTACTCTTGACGTACATATTAGTTGGCACTTTTTTCGTACCTTGAATTGTCATATTAAGTGGAACTGATTTTGCAGCTTGCAGAACtcagaggaggaagagatctGGAGAGGCATTGATAGTACAGAAATCAGGAAGAGCTCGGCAACTCTTGGTTATACAGAATGGTTTCTTTCAAAGGATCATCTGCAAGTGGGCGACAAGGTGCGTTCAAGAAAGCCTGCCAGTTCATTTAAGCATGAGAACATGGATGTGCCAGGAGGAATGGTGGTTGGTTTAGAACGTGACACCACAGACCCAGATGGGTTTGCGCTAGTTAAAGTCCATGGCGTTCATGACCCGTTAAGGGTTCATGTATCTGTTCTTGAACGGGTAACCAACGGATTAGCTTCTGGAGATTGGGTGCGTCTGAAGCACGGAAATAAGAGGCACTCTTCGGTTGGTGTTCTCCATTCAATTGACCGTGAGGGAAACGTAGCTGTTGGGTTTATTGGGTTGCCAACTCTCTGGAAAGGGACTTCATCGCAGCTTCAGATGGCTAATGCATACCGTGTGGGTCAATTTGTGAAGCTCAAAGCCAATGTTGTCATCCCGAGATTTAAATGGATGCGTAAAAGTATAGGGATATGGGCAACTGGCAGGATCTCTCAGGTTTTACCTAACGGTTGCCTTGAGGTGGACTTCCCTGGAGTGTTACCTTTTAAAGAGGAACATGGAAGTTGTCTTGCAGATCCGGCTGAAATCGAGATTGTGAATTTTAATACATGTCAAGGATTTGTGAAAAAATATGAACATCTGGAGGATTTTCATTGGGCTGTGAGACCTTTGCTGATTGCTATGGGTCTATTGACAGCAATGAAGTTAGGGTTCTTTGTTGGGAAGAAAATAGGAAGGTCAAAGGATGGGAAACAACGTGATGGCTCGAGTGCACAAGGTGACTGTCAGATTCGGGATGGTCAGAGATCTCGCAAATCTAAATGGCTTGTGTTTGTTTAGGTCTGTGATTAGGTTTGTGGCAAACCTGGTCTGGTCTGGTCTGGTCTAAATATCGCACTGTTCTAGTCCTGGATACATGGTTTTACAATAGTACGTGTACATAATAATATTCTTTTCGTCTTTCAACGTAGTAAAAGACTCTTATTATATTTGATGGGATTTAAGACTAGTGTTACCAACTGTTCCTTGCACATTGCTGGTCACGCCAAACTTTAGTATACGTTATAATTATCATAGCTACAATTCCATTGGACGTcacaaatgttttattttgttaaggAGAACAAAGAGGGTACATATGTTTTGTTACATGTCTAACCTTTTCAAGAACTGATCAGACAACCTTACAGTTGCAGGCATTGTACATGTTGAACAAACTCAGTTTTGAGAACGTTATTGACAAGTGACAATATATTTAACCTCTGGTAATTCTACATATCCACAAAAGAATCATACAGATCAGGCTTATGAAGTTAATTTGCACAATCGAAGCTTCACAAAGTCACACCTTTCGTGCCTGTGGATCTACCAGCAACAATTCCTGCATTCTCCAGGAGTTTCTCTGTTAAGGACCAAAGCTTGCCAACTTCTGTTTTTACCTCAGCAAGACACTCATTACTTCCTTCTGAATATTTTCCCTGTTGAAACCCGTTTGCTGGCATTACAATGACAGTTGGCTCCGCCTCAATGCTCATGTCAGCTTGAGTCAGAAGTTCTGTGCTCATCTCTGCAAGCTTCTGTAATGCACTGGTTGCAGCTTCAACTTCAAGTTGAGCTGCCTCAAGCTGAAGCTTCTCTATGGCCAGATCACCCATTGTTTTTCCTCCGATTCTCTCTTGGGCCAAGGCATATAGATTTTTCAAATCTTCACTGTCATTAGTCgtttcttctttcaatttcttgagTTCCCGCTCCTTGGCTTCTAATCTTCCCATGAACACGTTGATCTCCTCATCTTTAAATGTCAAAGCCCTCTGCACAGCTAGAACTTCCATTTCTTTCATCCGTAGACTTTCTCTGGTGAAGTTTAACTCCATCACTAGCCGTTTGTTCTCCGTTCCGTAATCACTCTCTAGTGGGAGTGGTTGCTGCATCGAGTCAAAGCTAATCTCATTATTAACCCTTACTGTGTTCTGATTTTGACCGTTGGTTGTTGACATAAGCAATCTACTCGTCAATTCTGCAATTCTTTCCACCACCATTTCAGCTTCTGTGACCTTCAGCTTGGAACTGCCCAACTCATCTTCTATTCTGTGAAGGTGGACATCTTTCTCCTTTAGCATTGCAGTTGCCTGCATAAGCTGATCATCTCTTCTGGTCATAAGCGCCTTTAGCTGTGTTACCTCCCGGTTCACTTCTTCCAACTTATGTCGAGCTTCCGTGAGCTCTTCATCCTTTTCTTGCAGTAATAGTTCTAGAGAAGCCTGTTCAGACTTCAGATGCTGAATCTCTAGTTTGGCCTCCACCAAGCTTGACTCTTTCTCCTGAAGTAGATTCTGTGATACCTGAAACGCGTTAGCTTTTTTGTAAAGCTCATCTTGAATAACGGATATATCATGCATAGCTTGCTCCAACAATGGTTTCTCTTTCTGCAACTGTTCTCGTAATTCCTCCAGCAGATCTTTTTGGCCTGATAATTCCCGCTCAAGTACAAAGTTCTTAGCCTCAGCAACTCTGAGCTTGACTCTCTCACTTTCTACTTCAGTGTGAGCATCCCTCAAGCTCTGCATATATGACATCACACTTTTCCTCTGTTCCTCGACCTCATCcacttctttttctaatacttgcTCCTTTTCTTCCATTTGCTCCCTGGAAGATACCAAAGCTTCCCGAGAAGAAACAAGCTCAAATCTCACATCAGTCAGAAGCTTTTTCACCCTCCTGAAGTCCTCCATGGTTTCATTGGCTTCTCCTAAGCGTTTCACGGTTTCCTCCTTAAGCTTATTCACTTCATCCTGGGCTATCAGCCACTCTTCTGCCTGCATCTTCAAGTTGGCTTCGGTTTCGCTGAGCTTTTCCTGTTCAAGTTTCTTCGTAGCCTTAGAAATCTCTAGTTCTTCTTCCCGATCCTCTAGGGATCTCTGAAGCGCAAGTATTTCACATTCTTGTCTCTTGACAACTTCGTTGGCTTTGCTTAAGAGTCGTGACTTGCTTTCATATTCAGAAATATCCACAGAAACTTCCTTGCTTCTGTTTGCGACCTCTTCACGCATTTGATCTAGTTCTCCTTCTTTCAAAGTCAAGGACGATTGCAAAGCAGCACGTTCCTCGTCCCTATCCCTAAGCTTATGCTTTAATTCTTCTATCTCCTTGGCTTGTAAAGCTAACTCCGCATTTGCACGCTTCAGCTCCTCTTGTAGACTTTCATGCTTCAAAGAAGCTTGGCCGATTACTTTCTCACGCTTTTCTAACTCCTCCTTTGCCCggtttagtttctttttctcaGAGAGAAGCTTCCTCTCAGCATCCTGTAAGTCCTCTTCCCTTTTCAACAAGGCTACAAGCGCAGCCTCGAGATCAGGCTCGAGCACCCCAAGGTTTGAATAGGGCAGCAGATCATCGTCAGGATAAACCGAGTGCTGATTGGTTTGTCTCTCCAAACTCTGTGTCCGAGCTAATAATTTCTCGACTAGAACATTTGCAGACTCATCTGTCCGGTTTTCGTTGGTGTTGGGCCGTGTATTGTTCAAGACTGACTGAACACTCAGTAAAGAATGTCTCTTTACCCTTCTACTGCTCGGGCATGCGACAAGACTCTTTTGCTTCTGTAGGTTCACTCTTGTcgaacagtactgcataagaAAATCATATTGCCGACATCAAAATAAAGATATTCcaagagaaaataatattctaagagaaaacatagaaaaactTGATCATTTAGGCCAGACACGAAGCAAATTGGATGCAAATGAAACGAGACGATATAACTCATATAAgacatagtaaaaaaaaaaaaagagggtcTCTCCCAAGAAAGAGCAAATGGAACAGTCTAGAAATTTACAATCATTGAGCTTACGAATATCATAATTTGAAGGAACAATCAGATGGGAACACAAAACCCAAGAACCAAAGgcagcaaatttttttttgacaaataagaACATAAAGGGGTATAAGAGAGAAAAGTAAGCGAGCCTGgcagggagagagagaggagaaggaagCAAGATTGAGACGAATGGCCTGAGACTGAGAGAAACCCATCATGAGAGCATAAATATTATTCTACAATCCTCCCAATCAAAGAAGAGCTCCAACACAGGACAAAAAACCCCTAAATCCCCTGTATCAAATAAACAAGTGGCGTTTGTTTGGGGAAAGCTTAACGAGAGCAAACCCAAATCGAAGAAGAAtctatggagagagagagagagagagagagaggagtggATGGGTATAATAAAATGAAACCCCATTAAATTAGTACTTGTTGAGTTTTTAAGGAAGAAgggaagaaaactaaaaaatagaGGCTGCCATTGATTTGCGAGTTTCCATCACAATGAAAAGACAAAATACCTTTTTGCCCTTATTCACAAGATTCATGTCGGCATGTCCAAATACACGCCCAAGGGGTCTATTTGTCAATAATGTTGGATTTTTCTAATGACGTGTGGGTTAATGGTTTTCTAGTGTACAATTTTTGCCTACTACTAGAATCCGTCTCCGTGGTTAGAATTAAAAGTTGCCTTAAAAAGAGTTCACTCAGGCCCAAAATAGACCcaactgaaaacaaaacaaaaaaaacaatctatcAGAGCGAGAATCAAAGGACACGTAATTATTCTCACAAAAATCAAACGACGATCGAGTTTACAAAGAAATTTATTTAGGTGCTGAAATAGTATaatgttatcaaaaaaaatcttgaaaataataaaacagaaacaaattaaCACAGAGAGGCAgagttattatatataatccaaATCTTACAAACAAGTCATCTATGACACGAAACTCACAAGTCGT
The sequence above is a segment of the Camelina sativa cultivar DH55 chromosome 10, Cs, whole genome shotgun sequence genome. Coding sequences within it:
- the LOC104716964 gene encoding coiled-coil domain-containing protein 18-like isoform X1, which encodes MMGFSQSQAIRLNLASFSSLSPCQYCSTRVNLQKQKSLVACPSSRRVKRHSLLSVQSVLNNTRPNTNENRTDESANVLVEKLLARTQSLERQTNQHSVYPDDDLLPYSNLGVLEPDLEAALVALLKREEDLQDAERKLLSEKKKLNRAKEELEKREKVIGQASLKHESLQEELKRANAELALQAKEIEELKHKLRDRDEERAALQSSLTLKEGELDQMREEVANRSKEVSVDISEYESKSRLLSKANEVVKRQECEILALQRSLEDREEELEISKATKKLEQEKLSETEANLKMQAEEWLIAQDEVNKLKEETVKRLGEANETMEDFRRVKKLLTDVRFELVSSREALVSSREQMEEKEQVLEKEVDEVEEQRKSVMSYMQSLRDAHTEVESERVKLRVAEAKNFVLERELSGQKDLLEELREQLQKEKPLLEQAMHDISVIQDELYKKANAFQVSQNLLQEKESSLVEAKLEIQHLKSEQASLELLLQEKDEELTEARHKLEEVNREVTQLKALMTRRDDQLMQATAMLKEKDVHLHRIEDELGSSKLKVTEAEMVVERIAELTSRLLMSTTNGQNQNTVRVNNEISFDSMQQPLPLESDYGTENKRLVMELNFTRESLRMKEMEVLAVQRALTFKDEEINVFMGRLEAKERELKKLKEETTNDSEDLKNLYALAQERIGGKTMGDLAIEKLQLEAAQLEVEAATSALQKLAEMSTELLTQADMSIEAEPTVIVMPANGFQQGKYSEGSNECLAEVKTEVGKLWSLTEKLLENAGIVAGRSTGTKGVTL
- the LOC104716964 gene encoding coiled-coil domain-containing protein 18-like isoform X2, encoding MIFYCSTRVNLQKQKSLVACPSSRRVKRHSLLSVQSVLNNTRPNTNENRTDESANVLVEKLLARTQSLERQTNQHSVYPDDDLLPYSNLGVLEPDLEAALVALLKREEDLQDAERKLLSEKKKLNRAKEELEKREKVIGQASLKHESLQEELKRANAELALQAKEIEELKHKLRDRDEERAALQSSLTLKEGELDQMREEVANRSKEVSVDISEYESKSRLLSKANEVVKRQECEILALQRSLEDREEELEISKATKKLEQEKLSETEANLKMQAEEWLIAQDEVNKLKEETVKRLGEANETMEDFRRVKKLLTDVRFELVSSREALVSSREQMEEKEQVLEKEVDEVEEQRKSVMSYMQSLRDAHTEVESERVKLRVAEAKNFVLERELSGQKDLLEELREQLQKEKPLLEQAMHDISVIQDELYKKANAFQVSQNLLQEKESSLVEAKLEIQHLKSEQASLELLLQEKDEELTEARHKLEEVNREVTQLKALMTRRDDQLMQATAMLKEKDVHLHRIEDELGSSKLKVTEAEMVVERIAELTSRLLMSTTNGQNQNTVRVNNEISFDSMQQPLPLESDYGTENKRLVMELNFTRESLRMKEMEVLAVQRALTFKDEEINVFMGRLEAKERELKKLKEETTNDSEDLKNLYALAQERIGGKTMGDLAIEKLQLEAAQLEVEAATSALQKLAEMSTELLTQADMSIEAEPTVIVMPANGFQQGKYSEGSNECLAEVKTEVGKLWSLTEKLLENAGIVAGRSTGTKGVTL